In the Myxococcota bacterium genome, TGCTCGAGCGCCGGCCGAGCTCGCGCAGCCAATGGGTCTGGGACACGCGCTTCGTGCAGTATCTCGCGCCGCTCGACGCCTCGCTCCACCTGGGATACCGCTACTTCCGCGACGACTGGGGTATCGGCGCGCACACCTTCGAGCTGAGCCTCGCGCAGCCACTGCCGCGCGGATGGACCATGACTCCGCGCTTCCGCTACTACTCGCAGGACGCCGCCCGCTTCTACACTCCCTATCTGCTGACGCCGCAGGCCTACCAGACCGTCGTGTCCGACCCCGACACCGGCGACATCATCTCGATCACGCCCTTCGATCCGCGGCGGCTGCCAGCCAGCTACTCGAGCGACCAACGCCTGTCGGGCTTCGGCGCGCTCAGCGCAGGAGTGACTCTGGACAAGCTGCTCGACCCGGGCGTCCGGCTCTCGGCGAGCTTCGAGTACTACCGTCACGACGGCGGGCTCAAGCTCGGCGGCGGCGGCGAGTCGAGCTTCGCGGACTACGACGCGTACCTGGTGGGCGCGTCGATCACGCTCGACTCCAACGCGCTGACCGAGTTCGGGCGGGCCGCCGAGGGTCACGAAGAGCACCTTCTCCACGCCGCAGCGCCGGCGGGAGTCATGCTCGCCCACATGCTGACCCGGCCGGGCGCGTTCATGGTGGCCTACGAGTCCTGGTGGAGCAGCGCGCGCGGCGACCTCTTGCGGGGCTCGCGCTCCGCGAGCGATGCCGAGGTGCTCGCGCTGGGCTGCGAGGGCGCGCCCTGCCGCACGGCGCCGAGCTCGATGGAGATGCACATGCACATGCTCGAGCTCATGTACGCCCCGACCGACTGGCTGAACCTCATGCTCATGCCGCAGTTCGTGGACAACGACATGGATTTGCGGCCGCTCCAGGGCGCGGTGCCCGATCTTCACGCCCACGATCACGCGACCGGCGGCGTGGGCGACATCGGCATGTACGCGCTCTTCAAGCTGCTCGACTTGGAGACACAGCACGTCCACTTCGGCCTGGGGCTCAGCGCGCCGACGGGCGCCGTCGACATCCGCGAGCGGCGCGAGCACCAGCAGGACCAGGGCTTCACCCACTACATGATGCAGCTCGGCAGCGGGACCTGGGACCTCATGCCCAGCCTGACCTACACGGGCGCACTCGCGCAGTTCTCGTGGGGCGCGCAGGTCGGCGGCGTGACCCGGCTCGAGCACGCCAACGAGTCAGGCTACGCGCTCGGTGACGTCTTCCAGGCCAGCATATGGGGAGGCTGGTCGGCGACTCACTGGCTGTCGTTCACCCTGCGCGGCACCTACGGCATGCAGCGCGCGATCCAGGGCCGCTACGACGCGCTGCACACCACCTCGGGCCCCCAGGACTTCCCGGGCAACTACGGCGGCCAGTACTGGGACCTGGGGATCGGCGCGTCCGCGCTCCTGCCGTTTCGCTCGCTCTCCGGGAATCGCATCGGGGTCGAGTGGCTGCAGCCGCTGCTCGACGACCAGAACGGCTTCCAGCTCGAGCGCCGTGGCACGCTGGTGCTCCGCTGGAGCATCGAGCTGTGAGCGCGCCCGGCCTCGAGCCCTACCGCCACGTCTGGCGCGCGATGGGCTCGCCCTGCGAGCTCGCGCTGTGCGCGCGCTCCGAGCCGCACGCGCGCGACGTCGCGAAGCAGGCCGCGGCCGAGGTCGAGAGACTCGAGGCGCTCTACTCGCGCTACCGCGAGTCGAGTCTCCTGTCCGAGATCAACCGCACCGCGGCGCGCGGGGGTAGCATCTCCGTCGACCCCGAGACCGCGAGCCTCCTCGCCTATGCCGACGCGTGTCACCGCGAGAGCGGCGGCCTGTTCGACGTGACCTCGGGCATCCTGCGCCGCGCCTGGCGTTTCCAGGGCCAGGACGCGCTGCCCGAGCCGGGGCAGGTGCAGGCGCTGCTCGAGAGAGTGGGCTGGCAGCGCGTCTCGTGGAAGACCCCCGTGCTGTCCTTCCCCTGCGCGGGCATGGAGCTCGACCTCGGCGGCGTGGTGAAGGAGTATGCGGTCGACCGAGTGAGTGCGCTGTGCCGCGAGCTCGGAGCCGGCGGCGGACTCGTGAACCTCGGCGGGGACGTCGGCGCGATCGGCCCCCGGCCCGACGGCGGGCCGTGGCACGTCGGCATCCGCCACCCCCGTCGCCCGGGCGAGCTGGTCTCGCGCGTCGCGCTGGAGCGGGGCGCGCTGGCGAGCAGCGGAGACTACGAGCGCTGCGTCCTGATCGGCGGCGTGCGCTACGGGCACATCCTGTCGCCGCGCACCGGCTGGCCCGTGCGGCGGATGGCGGCCGTGAGCGTCGCGGCCGAGCTGTGTGTCGTCGCGGGCAGCGCGGCGACGATCGCGATGCTGAAGGAGGACGCCGGCCCGGCGTGGCTCGCGCGGCTCGGCCTTCCGCACCTCTGGAGCGACGTCGAAGGGGAGGTCGGAGGCCCGCTCTCCGCCTCGCCAGGGCGTTGACACCCGCGCGCGGCCGCGGCTAGCCTCGATGCCGTGAAACTCCAAGGCGCGCGCGGCTTTACGCAGACGCCCGAGCTGGGCGAGCTGGCGCCCCGCCTGCGCGAGGTGCTGCTGGCGGTGCTGCGGGGCTACGTGGAGTCGGGACAGCCGGTCGGCTCGCGCGACGCGCTCGATTTGGGCGAGCTCTCGTTCTCGTCCGCGACCGTGCGCGGCGCGATGGCCGAGCTCATGGAGCTGGGCCTGCTCGAGCAGCCGCACACCTCGGCCGGGCGCATTCCCACCGACGCCGCCTTCCGGCTCTGGGTCGACGCGCTGCAGCGCTCGCCGCTCGCGGACGAGCCCCTGCCGGCGCTCGCGCTGGGCCTGGCCGAGTCACTCGACGACTCGTCCGAGGCGCTGCGCCGCGCGGCCGACCTGTTGACCGTGATCACGGGCCAGCTCGGCTTCTCCGTGGCGGTCGAGCGCGAGCGCCTGCGGCTGGTGCAGGTCCATTTCGTGCGCGTGTCGAGCGAGCGAGTCACTGCGCTGCTCGTGTCCGACGGCGGCGCCGTGCGCACGCGCCTGCTCGACGAGCGCGAGTCCGACCAGCGCCGGCTCGACCGGATGTCGGCCGAGCTATCGCGGCTGGTGGCCGGACTCACTCTGGAGGAGGCGCGCGTGCGCCTGTCGGGCGAGATCGAAGGCGAGCGCCGGCGCTCCGACGCGCTCTGGCGCGAGACACTCGCGCTGGGCGCGCGCGGGCTCGAGGTGAGCGGCGCCGCGACCGCCGAG is a window encoding:
- a CDS encoding DUF3570 domain-containing protein — encoded protein: MRALTAAALMLPGLAVTSRADEGDGFAFQYGEYQEGKRDLDGIHSDFHPIRVDSLSASGKLTLTDRLRLGVAYAQDTWSGATPIATAPLVFGGNHPTKPDGVSGATPYIEGDLFLDGHLRPVRRNSLGEFLGVDTRLVHTLSSASPEARRQMDLSLEYEGDDFALRAGGGSSLEKDYEAGYGSLGGTLDFAQKRTSVSFDASYTRADVDALLDHDAVPYIDVTSAGSRIHNSPGSGERRLRDERTDWALQAGLHQVLTKDAFFSTSLGFTRSQGYLANPYKVVEVGFIDPEQQFLAPPGGFYAQVHALLERRPSSRSQWVWDTRFVQYLAPLDASLHLGYRYFRDDWGIGAHTFELSLAQPLPRGWTMTPRFRYYSQDAARFYTPYLLTPQAYQTVVSDPDTGDIISITPFDPRRLPASYSSDQRLSGFGALSAGVTLDKLLDPGVRLSASFEYYRHDGGLKLGGGGESSFADYDAYLVGASITLDSNALTEFGRAAEGHEEHLLHAAAPAGVMLAHMLTRPGAFMVAYESWWSSARGDLLRGSRSASDAEVLALGCEGAPCRTAPSSMEMHMHMLELMYAPTDWLNLMLMPQFVDNDMDLRPLQGAVPDLHAHDHATGGVGDIGMYALFKLLDLETQHVHFGLGLSAPTGAVDIRERREHQQDQGFTHYMMQLGSGTWDLMPSLTYTGALAQFSWGAQVGGVTRLEHANESGYALGDVFQASIWGGWSATHWLSFTLRGTYGMQRAIQGRYDALHTTSGPQDFPGNYGGQYWDLGIGASALLPFRSLSGNRIGVEWLQPLLDDQNGFQLERRGTLVLRWSIEL
- a CDS encoding FAD:protein FMN transferase; translation: MSAPGLEPYRHVWRAMGSPCELALCARSEPHARDVAKQAAAEVERLEALYSRYRESSLLSEINRTAARGGSISVDPETASLLAYADACHRESGGLFDVTSGILRRAWRFQGQDALPEPGQVQALLERVGWQRVSWKTPVLSFPCAGMELDLGGVVKEYAVDRVSALCRELGAGGGLVNLGGDVGAIGPRPDGGPWHVGIRHPRRPGELVSRVALERGALASSGDYERCVLIGGVRYGHILSPRTGWPVRRMAAVSVAAELCVVAGSAATIAMLKEDAGPAWLARLGLPHLWSDVEGEVGGPLSASPGR
- the hrcA gene encoding heat-inducible transcriptional repressor HrcA, which gives rise to MKLQGARGFTQTPELGELAPRLREVLLAVLRGYVESGQPVGSRDALDLGELSFSSATVRGAMAELMELGLLEQPHTSAGRIPTDAAFRLWVDALQRSPLADEPLPALALGLAESLDDSSEALRRAADLLTVITGQLGFSVAVERERLRLVQVHFVRVSSERVTALLVSDGGAVRTRLLDERESDQRRLDRMSAELSRLVAGLTLEEARVRLSGEIEGERRRSDALWRETLALGARGLEVSGAATAELYVGDRSKLLDQPEFADGGRLREVLRALDEKERLLALLDKLISARGVRVAIGEELGDAGVARCAVIAEQLGPAPLRGLGVIGPVRMRYDRIIPVVRYVSGKLAPALV